One region of Trichoderma breve strain T069 chromosome 7 map unlocalized scaffold00007, whole genome shotgun sequence genomic DNA includes:
- a CDS encoding zinc-binding dehydrogenase domain-containing protein encodes MSSATTMGQLPQHQTAIVAQGPGQMTIQKDAPVPALAHDMVLVKTATVAINPVDVKSLDYSPAPGAIIGFDFAGTIVALGADAVKEGRLAVGDRVAGVVYGMDRLQPDVGAFAQYVGALADLVLKLPDHISLEDAAALGLATATAAYGLFKEMELPGALDRLSGSVPDRGDFVLVAGGSTATGTRAIELLKTAGFRPVATSSPSNFELVKKFGAEAVFDYHDPGCADAIKAYTNNELDYALDCIAEAETTQLCYAAIGRAGGRYVAVEPFRESIAQSRINTVKASWFNVMTVWGRKVELGGEYAREASLEDREFGARSFAAVQTLLDRGFVTTHPIKLMSGGWEGVVEGVDKIRSQPPSGYKLVCQVA; translated from the exons ATGTCGTCCGCTACTACGATGGGGCAGTTGCCCCAACACCAAACGGCCATTGTAGCTCAAGGACCAGGCCAAATGACTATCCAGAAAGATGCACCAGTACCCGCACTGGCTCATGACATGGTTCTAGTGAAGACAGCAACAGTGGCCATTAACCCAGTTGATGTCAAGTCGCTGGACTACAGCCCGGCACCTGGAGCCATCATAGGCTTCGACTTCGCCGGTACCATTGTAGCACTGGGTGCGGATGCAGTCAAGGAGGGTCGTCTGGCCGTGGGTGATCGCGTGGCCGGGGTGGTCTACGGCATGGACAGATTGCAGCCTGATGTTGGGGCTTTTGCTCAGTATGTCGGTGCGCTGGCGGATTTGGTCCTCAAGCTTCCCGACCACATTAGTTTGGAAGACGCCGCGGCTCTAGGATtagcaacggcaacggctgcATATGGCCTGttcaaggagatggagctCCCAGGAGCCCTCGACAGACTCAGCGGCTCCGTCCCCGACCGCGGCGACTTTGTCCTGGTTGCAGGCGGTAGCACTGCTACAGGTACGCGCGCTattgagctgctgaagac CGCCGGTTTCCGCCCAGTCGCcacatcttctccatcgaactttgagctcgtcaagaaGTTTGGGGCTGAAGCGGTTTTTGACTACCATGACCCAGGCTGTGCAGACGCCATTAAAGCCTACACCAACAACGAACTGGATTATGCGCTGGACTGCATAGCCGAAGCAGAAACGACACAGCTGTGCTACGCAGCGATTGGTCGTGCTGGTGGCCGATATGTTGCTGTGGAGCCGTTTCGTGAGTCGATTGCCCAAAGCCGGATCAATACTGTGAAGGCATCGTGGTTCAATGTCATGACCGTCTGGGGTCGCAAAGTCGAGCTTGGTGGGGAGTACGCCCGTGAAGCGTCTCTCGAGGATCGGGAGTTCGGCGCTCGTTCCTTCGCGGCTGTACAGACATTGCTCGACCGTGGCTTTGTGACGACTCATCCCATCAAGCTCATGTCTGGTGGCTGGGAAGGTGTTGTTGAGGGTGTAGACAAGATACGCAGCCAGCCTCCATCTGGCTACAAATTGGTTTGTCAGGTCGCCTGA
- a CDS encoding NAD(P)H-binding domain-containing protein produces the protein MSSPKTIAFFGATIGCGLATLSNALDADTRCIALCRTPSKLEGLFSEDKTSRLTIVEGNVHDVDAVKKCLTVDGTHLVDTIIFSIGSRSMNYKLELDDPSICRRAIATVLIALSTTGISQFGPDTPYIVGLLYYYLLYSPHEDKKAMEQLIVGSDEDFTIVRSSWMLDGATNKAVRVGVEDPKNGRESDAIGYSITREDVGKWIFENLVQNDNGLYVRKIATITH, from the exons ATGTCATCCCCAAAGACGATCGCTTTTTTTGGCGCCACAATTGGCTGCGGTCTTGCAACATTGAGCAACGCCCTCGATGCTGATACCCGTTGTATCGCCCTCTGCCGCACACCGAGCAAGCTCGAAGGGCTCTTTTCCGAGGACAAAACATCCCGTCTGACGATAGTCGAAGGGAATGTGCATGACGTCGATGCGGTCAAAAAATGCCTCACAGTCGATGGCACTCACCTAGTCGACACAATTATCTTCTCCATCGGCAGCCGATCAATGAACTACAAACTTGAGCTAGATGATCCAAGCATTTGTAGAAGGGCTATTGCTACGGT ACTGATTGCCCTTAGCACTACGGGAATCTCTCAGTTTGGGCCTGATACCCCTTACATTGTGGGGCTCCTATATTATTATCTTCTTTATTCACCCCACGAAGATAAAAAAGCGATGGAGCAGCTTATTGTAGGAAGTGACGAGGACTTTACCATTGTGCGATCGTCCTGGATGCTGGACGGCGCGACAAACAAGGCGGTCCGAGTCGGCGTGGAAGACCCTAAGAATGGTCGTGAATCCGATGCGATTGGGTATTCAATCACGAGGGAAGATGTTGGAAAGTGGATCTTTGAGAACCTCGTCCAAAATGACAATGGCCTGTATGTTAGGAAGATTGCTACGATAACACACTAG